Genomic window (Alligator mississippiensis isolate rAllMis1 chromosome 7, rAllMis1, whole genome shotgun sequence):
GTGGAAATTTTGGACATTTCCAAGGATGGTGCTCTGAGCTTAACTTCTGGGACTCTTCCCcatgttttttttctccagaggaTGATGGGACAACTCCACTTACCTTCATGCAGGGTCTGCTGAGTATGAAGCACCCCTGGAAATTCAGCTTCTTACTGCCAGTTTCTCAAAAGAGCTTATTGCCCCAGCTGAGGAGGAAACCATGTCTCAGAAAAATATTGGAGATTTCAAAAAGCTTAATTGTTCCCAGTTGGAATGGGATATAAAGTCAACATTTCTGACAAGCTGGGCATAGGGAAAATTCGGTTCGGGTTAGTCGAACCATTTCACTTTGATTTGAACTCATACATGTGTGCTTTTTTTCAAAAGCATACTGTAACCACATCAGcgtttttaaacaaaatgttgtTTCAGTGTGGGAGGTTAAGGAGGAAGGGAGAGTTTCTTTTGTGTGTTGACAATGTCAGACTTTAAATTCGTATTGAGAAAATTTAATCTGAAATGATCCATTCCaatgaaaaaaatcagtattttttctagtggaaagagagagagttcaCTCAAAGAAAGATGGGGAATGGGAAATTTCAGTCATCTGTGTACTTAGCATAGTACTAGTTCCTCTGTACATGCCTTAACAAGGGctgagctctttaaaaaaaaaaaaaaaaatcttgcttctaATTGTGAGTTTGAAACATTTCAGCATCTGGCTACTAACTGCAGTGGTttacctcctcttcctccctatcATTTTTATTTAAGAATGGTGTTTCTCAAACTGTTAATGATTAAAGGAAAAATGGCTTTCTTTTTCTATCTCTCTCAGTATTGAGTTACTTAGTTTTgtgcacagattcatagattcatagactgtaaggggttggaagggacctcgcaagatcatcgggtccagccccctgcactagccATGCACACTTATTTGCAAACGCTACCAAAATTTTACATAAGCACCCCTCCCCATTTGTCAGAGTATGATTATAACAAGGATGCTTTTATTTCAATGTAGCTAAATGTGTACTATGCTACTCTCAGATCTTTGAGGTGAAAAAACCGTGTATATAAATGGAATTTAAATTGTGAAATGTACTCTAAATTAACCTCAGGTTTGAAAGCATAGATTCTAATCTTTACAAAATCTCCAATTACTGGATGTTAATTGTGTGTTTTTCCTGTCTTTACTTTCTGCTTTCTGTTAGAAAACTGCCCGGGGGGGGAGAGGAATTACTAGAACTATAAGTTTGTAACTGTTTCATTTTCACTATCTACTGTGTTGGATTTTGCTGGTGATAACAATTTGGAAATGGCAAATGTCAAAGAAATGTTAGAGAATATGTGTGGAGAAGTGAATTTTGTGCATGAAAAAGGGACACAGTGGAAATTTGATTCCTAATTACTCGTCCATTAGGGACCAGAAACATCACCATGTGACCTTGTGTCCACTTAAAAACTAAGCAAGCAGTCCACATTTCAAATGCTCCTGAAACTGTATTCAGTATATAGTTTCACATAGTAACAAATAATTATGAGGAAAGTGGAAACTAAGTGTTAAACAAATATTAAAGTATTAAAATGTAAAGAGAAGTGCAAATGTCTTGTAAACTAGTCTCCAGGACAGTATAGTTCAGTCCAGTGTTGAGCAAGTATAGTTAAAACTAATCTAAAATGCACTGAAGTCACAGGATGTCTTGCAATGGGTTGGGGATCTCGAGGGGAAGGTGGAAACAATATCCAGGTTACAAGCCACATTTATTATTGTAACTATTTCTCTAGTGGCAACATTCATGATTGGGCACCTCATTGTCCTAAGATTTGTACACACAGAAATAGTCCTTGAATTGCAACAGCCCTCTAGATCGGTGCCCTCAGGCAGGGTGGATGTCAGCTGCTAATGGGCAGCCAAGTTTCCACTGGCTGCGTACCATCTAGCTGCCCCTACACTCACTCCAGCTCTAGCAGAAACCGCATGGACCATGCTCCCAAGGCATGCTGAGAATGCCTCTTTACTGTGAGAACTCTTATCTTTCCAGTCTCCTCTACAACAGAGCCAGGCTCCAAATAGGTTTGGGACAGCATAGGTGTGGCTcagctttcaaaacaaaatctaTTTGGAGTGATATCACTCTACTTCCATCTACTACACGTTGTGTTGCCACAATTGTGATCTCAACCAGGATGGAGATTCTGTTGTCCTAGGTGTCGGATATATGTGATGTAATGGTATTCTAAGTGAAATAACACCTCTTTCCTTCCCTGCACTCCCTCTTCCTGAAAACAGAATTATAGCTTGAGACTGTCCTCCAAAGAGTTTCTGAACAAAAGCACGGATATTAAAAACAACCTGGTATCCTGCACAACCTAGTATCCTGAGACCTCAgatgagtggaaaaaaaaatgtgcccgATTCtcttttcccttgcaccagtttTAGTTAAGTAAAAGGACTATGATCCAGGAAGTGAAATCCAGATTAGGTCCGGAGGGCAGAGTTCTCCCACATGTAAGGGaatgcagcaagagagaaatggCTCACCCAAAATACAGGGGTTGGATCAGAGGGTATGGGTGTCTTCCACAGCATATGGCATGTCTATCAGTAAAGTAGAGCGAAAGGTATATCACACACCTGCTTTTCAAGCACTATGTTGTGCCCTAGGCTCTGTCAGGCCACAACatgcaccatttcattttgaaccTCTCAGTGACAGCAACTATGCTTTGCCAGAGGGTCTGGCAGAAGAGTGGCATGGTTTCACTTGAcacattttgtgattttttttttttggttttggtaaTTACCCTTGCTATCCAGGTAGTTATCCACACCTATGGCTTTAATATTTCTGTAATATTGAGGATAAGCCTTGTGGAATAACATTATCACTTAGGAGAGTGGTGTTCAACAAGAAACACTTTTCAGATATGAAGACGAAGTCTCTGACTCCAAATGCACATTTTGGAAATGAGACTTCAGCATCTCTGAATAGCGCTGAATGGAAGCTGTGGGCTAGAACTTGCACAAGCAGAACTTGGCCCTGTGTATACTGACTGCACGGTGTAATGTCTGTACACCCATCTTGAATCACTGGGACCTGCATGGTTGTTTTAATGGCAGCTCTATGTGGATACAAATGAGGCCCAACATGCTTATGTTAGGCAAAGCAATTTGTAAAACAGTGCTCACCTTGATGTTGTGcagaactctggaaaaaaaattagaactattaagacttttttttatgCGGGGTCCGGAAAGTCCCTGCTGACAGCTGTTCCCTTCTCAGAATTAGTTTTCCACTTCTAGCCATTCTGACATAGAGAATATTTTACATAGTTcttcattgtttgtttgttttaataatgCATTCAAATAAAACCATGTCCTTAGGTATGGGAAGGGTAATTTAAAAACACGTCCATGATAGCAATCACTGTAACTATCCATAACAGATCTTGTGTCCCTGAAAACTGACACTTTACAATCATCATCACTATGCTGGTATGTTTTTAGCCTTGTTCCTCAGCCTGAGTGTTCCCTTCTCCCTGATTTTAAGTTCTTTATACCTGTAAAACAGTTCACATATGTTGGACCAGATCCTCAGTCAATGTAAAATGACATAGCAGCATAGAAATCAGTGTAGTTTGGCTGACTTTTGCCAGCTAAGGATATGACCTGATAATCAATAACTAACCAACCCTCACAATTTCTTTAAGCAGCTGGTATGTATAGTAGCCATGTTATACACAGGGAAAAGGAAGCAGAAAAGTAAAAGCCTGCTCCTGGATTAGAAATAGGAGTTGATGTCGGAGATTAGTATTCCACAGTTAGTCTTCCATTCCTGTGCTCAGACCCCTTTTTGTCCTCTTGATAACCGAAATTTATTTCCACGTAAATTCTATTTTATGCTAATATTGAGCTAGGAAGGATGAGCAGGAAAAGTTAGAAAAAGGAATTGCAGAGGTTGTTGAAAATTATATACTGTTATCAACTTATTTAATTGAAAAATTACACAAAGGAAAAATgtgtgctgggaaaaaaaaatcaagtattaTATACCAGAACTATATTCCAGAGGATGAGAAAGGAGCTCTAAGTCTTAAATAAACCATTCATATGAAAGTAAATGCACAGATGCATGCATGGTCTCTGCTTTCAAATCACCTTTGGGAAGGCACCACTTTATTGGGATGTCCTTGTAGCCTGGAGAAGCAAATGCCTTTTGGGGTGGGACAGAGAGAGGGATGCATCTGAAAATTCCTGTGTTAAATAAATAATCAGTAATTCACTTTTCCAGTTGTTGCAGCTTGGTAGTTTCAAGGGCCCCTTATAACCCTGTGTCCTTTAAGCAGCAGCTTCAGTGGTGAGCTGCAGCAGATTGCTCTTGTAGCAGACTGGGATTGTGCAGGAAATGTCCAGATACACAGAGCAGGAGAAGCCCTTCTGAGCCTCTGAGCCTCTCTGGCTTCAGTCTGTGTCCTGGATGGTTCCAGTGGCGGTATTGCTCAGGGCACACATCTTCCAGGTAGTCCTAATGTCCCACTTACCACGCCCTGATCCCTGCTGGTAGTGTGGCTTGCAAGTGGCCAGGCTGGTTCTGAGCAGCGTTAGACATACTAAAGCTCATATTCATGATGTGACCAGCTGGTGTAGCACTAGTTGGCACAGAGGGCACCCCAGCATAACTGCAGTTGTAGTTAGCACTGTACGGGCTGTTGCTGTAGCCACTGTAGTAGGTATTATAGGAGTAAGGGCTGAGAGCAACATTATAAGGGGAAGTGTAAGCCTGGGAGCCCCCAAGGCATGGTTTGCCATCTCTGACCAGTACAGGTACAGCAACTCTCCTcggagggagggggtgggcagagaGCTCCAGGGATTTATCTTGCCTTTGTCTTTTGCACTTGTATCTCCTGTTTTGGAACCAGATCTTTACTTGAGTGGAGGTGAGCTTCAGCATGCTAGCTAGGTGCTCCCTTTCCGGTGCCGAGAGGTACTTCTGCTGTTTAAATCGCCTTTCCAGTTCAAATACTTGAGCTTGGGAAAACAACACCCGGGGTTTTCTCCTCTGCCTTTGCTTGGGGCGCTCACAGgggtcctcctccttcttctccatCTCGAAAGACTCGGCAATCAAACACTTTCCTGAAAAACAGGCCAAGCACAAAGCCAAGTGAGACCTCTTCTGTTCCATGCCCATAAGGGTTAAACACATTTGAGCTGCATTTTTCACACTTGGGCTGTGTACAATGAtgggttttttgtggggtgggtgtTGTGATCACTAATTGTAGACTACAGATGATCAAGCTAAATTCCGGAACTAGTTTAAACCTATTTTTTGGGGGGAGCTTATTTTTTGCTATATAATAACATGTAGAAAATGTCTATTAGTACAACTAATTGAGCCACCCCTACCACAAACAGCCTGCAGTTTATAGTAAAAGCTGGTTAAACTAGAGCAGTCTTTCCATTAATTTAACAAAGGGACTTTATCAAGCTTAGCTTACTGAAACTAGTTACATTATGAAAAGAAAGGGTGTTTTCATGATGTCTTCTGTTGGACCAGCTCTATACTTGGAAAGGATATAggacaagctttctggcacagTGTGAAAGGcactttgtgcttgaaagcttgtccaatatctcccccaactatacagttggtttaataaaagataccacaagaaaaacccttgcctctcctaCATTTTCTGGTGCATCAACAAAAGCACACTCCAACCTTTGTTACCAGTATTATACCATTTAAAATAATGGtatattaaaacaaaactttCTTCCCTTACATAGCCCTGCCTGCTTCACTGGGATTGATGAGCAAGATTTGATCCTCGGAGAATATAAAATGGAAGGACTTATGTCAAATGTAAAACGCCTTTTGCTGTGGGGGTGTATGTACACGGACAGAAGGGCACGGGCAGCTGAGTTTGACATTGAACTTCCGTGCCTTCCTGCTGTGTCCCAGGACTTTTTAGAGTCGATACAAGGAAAACGAGGACACGTTGTTTTTTTTTCGCTGCACAGGACTGCAAAGCCTCGGAGCCGGCTCACGTCCACGGCGATGTCCTGCCTTTGCAGCACCTGTTACAGTCCAGAAAGATTGGTTTTGATTTCGTAAACTAGCCATGTAAGCGCCGAGGGCGTTTACAGCCGGGGCCGCTGTCTGTCCCGACTTCCAGTTCTGCAAGTCCTTGATCCCGGTGCACGGGGATCCCTGGGCTTCTTGCCTTAGCCGGGGTCAGGGAGGCAGGATTTGTCCCCCGGGTGACTTACTGTctcccagcagccttccctggcgCAAGCTGCCTGCAGGAAAACCCCGCAGGACCACAGCGCTCCTCCATCCTCTCGCCTGACTCTTAAAGCTTCTCCTATTTCTTCCTCTGGCCCATCTCACTGCACTTGCGGGGAGCTGTTCCGACTTCATTTTTCTCCTATCAAAAGCCGGCAAG
Coding sequences:
- the NKX2-6 gene encoding homeobox protein Nkx-2.6; protein product: MPCHSQLGGTWERGRGSRAPGNRRPRPGAHPAGLGGSRLCSPGERLLLAPAPPCPESASVEGPLFPQSLRMLPSPVTSTPFSVKDILKLEHPAGFLPQGLQEPPALQLPPACMHKKQGPAYSSEHVSFKGEVEQRGNCRRSEEEYDLLRSSCEEEEMDLGKCLIAESFEMEKKEEDPCERPKQRQRRKPRVLFSQAQVFELERRFKQQKYLSAPEREHLASMLKLTSTQVKIWFQNRRYKCKRQRQDKSLELSAHPLPPRRVAVPVLVRDGKPCLGGSQAYTSPYNVALSPYSYNTYYSGYSNSPYSANYNCSYAGVPSVPTSATPAGHIMNMSFSMSNAAQNQPGHLQATLPAGIRAW